The DNA window AAGTACAGTTTCTTTATTTGCTGTGTTTAATGCTTTAGGAAGAATATTTTTTGGCTGGTTTACTGATCGTTTTAGCCCGAAGTTAGCAGCAATTGTTTCTTTTACTTTAGTATTAATTGCATCGCTGATGATGCTAAAAGCTGGACAAGGAACTGTCGCTACTTATTTAGTAGCATTTTCCCTATTTTATTTTTCCTTTGGTGGCTGGTTAGCGATCGCTCCTACTACCACCTTAATTTTGTTCTCATCCGCCGACTATGCCAAAAATTACGGTCTAGTTTTCACGGCTTACGGCGCAGGTGCATTAGGTGGAACTTTGTTAGCTGGCAGAATTCGAGATATTTTTGGCAGTTATACAATTTTCTTTTACCCAACGACAGCACTGGCAATTTTAGGAATTGTGTTAGCTGTGTTTATGCTCAAACGTAGCTTTTCTACTTCTACTAGCGTGGCAGGCTAAAGTAGCGCATTAGATTTGGCGGAAAAACCGTCGATAAACGCAGATAAAAAAGATTTGTAATCATAAATCTTTTTTATCTACGTTTATCTGCTGTTTTTGATCTAAACCTAATGCAATATTTTAGTCCGGTCGAATTAAAAATGATTAATATGTATGAAGCTTTTAGACACCAATTAACAATAAAATTTAATCAACGCCAGAATGCGATCGCACTTAGCACAGATGGAAATACTCTAGTAACAGGTGGAGCTGATGACCAAAAAATAAGTGTCTGGGATACCAACACAGGTAAATTAATTAGAACTTGGATGTTTGCACCTGATGAGCTTCTACATGGACTGTCAAACACAGTCGAATCTGTTGCTATATCCACAGATAATAAAATTTTAGTAAGTGGTGGTAGGTTAATTCAGATATGGAATTTAGAAACTGGAAATAAGATTCGCACTTTAAAAAGCAGAGGTGCTATTTGTAGCGTCATTAGTCCTGATATGACAAAACTAATAACTCATGGAAGTGGAAGAAGTCCCACAACTATTATCTGGGATTTGCATAAGGGTAGAAAAATTTATCAGCGCACTGGTCAATATGACTGTATTTTATCTTTTGTCATTAGTCCAGATAGTAAAATTTTTATTGGAGGAAATGGAACTACTAATAATGTAACTATTTGGAATTTGAATACAGGCAGTATAATAAAAGAAATGGAAAATAAAGGCGATATCCGAGTTCATAAACTTGCTATCAGTCCTAATGGTGAAACTTTAGCAGGAGGTGGTTACGATGGAATAAAAATTTGGGAAATTGCAACAGGAAAGCAAGTTCAAACAATAGATAAATTTAAGAATATACAATTTCATTCTCATCTTGATTTCATCAATAGTCTTGTGTTTAGTCCTGATGAAAATATGCTATTTAGTAGTGGTAGTGATGGCTCAATTCAGGTATGGAATGTGCAAACTGGTAAAAATATCTATACTTTTCCAAGTGAGCTAAGATTTAGCTCAATCGCACTTAGCTTTGACGGACAAACTTTAGTAGGTCATGCACAATCTAATAACACAGTTGAGGTTTGGAAGAATTCTACAGCTATAGCAACAATTTAGTTTTTAGTATATTTCTATCTTTGATTACAAACTAAATTCTGCTGCGTCATCTTCATCAATAGCTGAATTTTTACCAACGGCTGTAGGTTTGAATTGAGAACCATGAATTAATTCGCTGAATGTCATTTTTGGATTTTGATGTAAGATATTCAGTACACTAATAAAGTCGCGGATGATTTCGCTGGGTGTGAGTAAGGCTTCTGCACCTAAGCGGCTAACGATTTCTTGTAAGAATTCTTGTAAGTTGCGATCGCTCAACGTTTTATCATAGCCATAGTGGGTTACATGAATTTCTTTCAGGCGTTGTAGAAGCGTGAAAATTTCAGCCTCACTCAAGGGGTTTAACCGAATAACTGGCCCTAAAAATTCCTGAACATTCGCTTGGGTAGCAAAGCGACTTTCTTTGGTACGTCTGCGCCAAGCTTGGTCAGCAAATAGTCCCCGGTTTTGGTCTTCTAAAAATTTGGTTGTACCACCAATAAAAATCCCCAGATGTTCGGCTTTACATTGCATGGTATCGTTAAACATCGCCAGCAGTCTGTTATAGTTCTTCTCGCGGGTAACAGTAGTAGATATTTGATACAAATTTACCGCTTCATCTAACAAAATTAACAAACCTTTATAACCAATTTCAGCCACAAATTTAGCTAACAATTTAATGTAGTCGTACCAACTTTCATCATCAATAATTACCCGCACACCCAAAGCCGACCTAGCTTCAATTTTGGTGCTAAATTCACCCCGCAACCACCGCAAAGCCGCATTTTTTAAATTATCATCATCTAATCGATAACCACGCCAATAAGCAATAATCACATTGCCAAAATCAAAACCATGAACTAAGTCTTCAATATACTGCACAACTTCTCTGATTTTGGCTTCTACTTGGTCATCAAAACCTTCGTCGTTGGGACGCATATTAGTTTCTTTGGCAACTTCTTGTTGGATTTTATTAATCCAACCTTCTAAAATTGAAACTAAAGCACCGCCATCAGGACGGGTTTTGGTGGAAAGGTGACTCATTAATTCTCGATAAGTCGCCAAACCTTCATTATTACTTCCCGCGAGGCGGCGTTCATAAGATAAATCAGCATCAGCTACGACAAAGCCTTGTTCCATTGCACGGTTGCGAATCATTTGGAGGAGAAAGCTTTTACCGGAACCATAATTACCAATAATAAAGCGAAATGCGGCGACACCTTCGGCAATGTCATCTAGATTTTGTATCAGGCTTTTAAGTTCTTGTTCTCGACCAACTGCTATGTGTTCAACTCCTAGTCTTGGTACTACTCCCGCACCCAGGGAATTAATTAAAGCAGTGGAAACTTTCTTCGAGATTTTGAGCTTTGCCATGTACTTCACTAGATTTTAGATTTCGCGCAATAATAATTTTACGATAACAAGTAATTTAATTTGATGATGCTTGCCTGCTCATCAAGTCTTCGTACATAGCAATCATTTTGCGGACATTGTGCTGATGTTCTGGATACACTGAGGGAGTGTCTTCGCCTGGTTCGATGATTAATTCCCCAATGGTATCATTTGCTCGGTCGTTAATAGAATCAATCAAGAGATTAGGCATGGTAATATTAGCTTCGGCAATTTGTTTAATGCTTGCTTTGGGGTTATCTGCTTGTAATATTGCTTTTAATACTTCAATTTCATGACCTGGCAATTTTTCTAACAAATTAGTCCATTCTTCTGGTAAGTCTTCACTGGGATCTTCTGAAGGTGCAATTAAATCAGCAAACGGAAATAATTCGGGTTCATCTTCTAGGGAGAGATTTATTGGTATAGGTTCTAAATTGAGTGTTTCTGTTTGTTGCAGTAAGTCCCAAATTTGACTTTGTAATAAATCTCGTTCTCCTTGTAAGATTAAAATTTGACTATTTAACTGTTGGATGTCTGATTGTTTATCATTTATTTGCTGATGTAATTCAGTTAAGCTATTGGTGATGTTATTCTTTTCTGTAGTGATATCTGCCAATAATTTATTTTGCTGATGAACAACAGTTTCTAGCTCTTGAATTTCTACCCTGAGTTCATACATTTTTTCTTCTAGCTGCGGTTTGAGTCTACCTAGTAAGGTTAAGTTACTCTCAATTTCTTGCTTGTCTTGGCGTAGTTCATGAAGTTGAGTTTGTAACTGGGCAATTTCAGCATGAGAAACATTACTATGTAACTCTAAACGGCGTTTTTCGGCTGTGAGGTTAGCACAAATATTACTAAGTTCTGTATTAGTTTGCTCTAGAGTTTGAATGGTATTTTTAAGGTTATTCGTTTCAGCTTCTAATTGCTTTTTTTGTCCGGCAAAATTACTTAATTCTCGATGCAGACTATCTCTTTGATTGCGAGATTCGGCAATTTGATTTTGCAGTTTTTGGTTCTCAGCATATAACAAATTGTGATGTTCTTCAATTTGTTTGATTTCTCTGTAAATGCGATTTTTTAAAGATTCTTGCTCTTTAATGCGTTTGCGTAAGGTTGTTAACACCAGCATTTCATGATGTCTCCGGCGTTTATCAACAAATAATGCGGCAGTATATGTAGCCAGGACAGTAATTATGCCTGTTAGGAAAGCTTGACCAAAATTCCAATTCGGAACCAGACTAAGCCCAAAACTTACACTAAAGGCAACTACACCTAGAAGAAATCGATTACTGACCATTACTGCTTGCATATTGCTGGTGTGAATTCGTAATTAAGATTGGGGCTGAGGATCAGATTTATAAGGTAAGAATTCAGGAGTCAGAATTCAGAATGCAGAATGATTAATCAATATTGTTCTAGGTAGAGAGTCTAATAATTGAGAAGTATGAGTCATTATACTGTCTTCAATTCTGACTTGTGGATTCTGGATTCTGGATTCTTTCATTATTAGTTGTACCAAAGAGAGATAAATCTGCTTTTAAAAAGTCAATAAATTGTCGTGCTGTGCGTCCAGAACGGCCATTATGACGGGTTGCCCACTGTAATGCTTGATATTCTAAATCTTCTGGGCTGAGATTAATTTTGGCTTGTGTGGCTAAATGACGAATAATTGTTAAATAAGTATTTTGATTTGCTGGCTCAAAGGTTAATGTCAAACCAAAGCGATCGCTAAATGATAACTTCTCTTGCATCGTATCCCAAGCATGGATTTCTTCATTATCCTTGGGGGTGGGTCTATCAGCGAAATACTCTCGAATGAGGTGGCGGCGGTTGGAGGTAGCGTAGACAACTACATTTTGCGGTCGTGCTGTTAAGTTACCTTCTAAAACTACTTTAAGAGCTTTAAAAGCGTCGTCATCTTCCTCAAAGGAGAGGTCATCGACAAAAATGATAAATTTTTGTGGCAACCCGCGTAACTGTTCGACAATTTTTGGTAAATCATGTAAATCAGATTTGCCAACTTCTAGTAGACTTAGGTTGCGATCGCTATACTCATTCAACAAAGATTTGACTAAAGAAGATTTCCCCGAACCGCGACTACCATAAAGTAATACATGCAATGCTGTTTCACCCGCTAGTAAAAACTCTGTATTTTTCAGCAAAGCATCTCGCTGCCATTCGTAACCCACCAGTGTACTTAACTTAATGGGGTCAGGATAAGGAATACCAACAAACTGCCCATCTTGCCAACGCAAGGCGCGATACTCGGCAAATAAACCTACACCAAATTTTTGATAATAAGCGGCTAATTCTTCCACAGCATCAGCCCAATTTTCCCAATCTGGCAAATGCAGGGTTTGGTTGGTGGTAGGATTGTGTTCTTGATACCAAACTACAGGCGAAACTGGCAAATGAGTTACAGCTTGTACCCACTCGCTGAGAGATGCTGTGCTACATTCGTAAAGGCTTTGTAAGATGTGTAAATCATGTTGAGCGGCTGCAATTAAAGCCGGGGGTAATTCCCGAAAATCTTGTTGCTGCGCCAT is part of the Aulosira sp. FACHB-615 genome and encodes:
- a CDS encoding WD40 repeat domain-containing protein, which codes for MYEAFRHQLTIKFNQRQNAIALSTDGNTLVTGGADDQKISVWDTNTGKLIRTWMFAPDELLHGLSNTVESVAISTDNKILVSGGRLIQIWNLETGNKIRTLKSRGAICSVISPDMTKLITHGSGRSPTTIIWDLHKGRKIYQRTGQYDCILSFVISPDSKIFIGGNGTTNNVTIWNLNTGSIIKEMENKGDIRVHKLAISPNGETLAGGGYDGIKIWEIATGKQVQTIDKFKNIQFHSHLDFINSLVFSPDENMLFSSGSDGSIQVWNVQTGKNIYTFPSELRFSSIALSFDGQTLVGHAQSNNTVEVWKNSTAIATI
- a CDS encoding ATP-binding protein; the protein is MAKLKISKKVSTALINSLGAGVVPRLGVEHIAVGREQELKSLIQNLDDIAEGVAAFRFIIGNYGSGKSFLLQMIRNRAMEQGFVVADADLSYERRLAGSNNEGLATYRELMSHLSTKTRPDGGALVSILEGWINKIQQEVAKETNMRPNDEGFDDQVEAKIREVVQYIEDLVHGFDFGNVIIAYWRGYRLDDDNLKNAALRWLRGEFSTKIEARSALGVRVIIDDESWYDYIKLLAKFVAEIGYKGLLILLDEAVNLYQISTTVTREKNYNRLLAMFNDTMQCKAEHLGIFIGGTTKFLEDQNRGLFADQAWRRRTKESRFATQANVQEFLGPVIRLNPLSEAEIFTLLQRLKEIHVTHYGYDKTLSDRNLQEFLQEIVSRLGAEALLTPSEIIRDFISVLNILHQNPKMTFSELIHGSQFKPTAVGKNSAIDEDDAAEFSL
- a CDS encoding tellurite resistance TerB C-terminal domain-containing protein, with the translated sequence MQAVMVSNRFLLGVVAFSVSFGLSLVPNWNFGQAFLTGIITVLATYTAALFVDKRRRHHEMLVLTTLRKRIKEQESLKNRIYREIKQIEEHHNLLYAENQKLQNQIAESRNQRDSLHRELSNFAGQKKQLEAETNNLKNTIQTLEQTNTELSNICANLTAEKRRLELHSNVSHAEIAQLQTQLHELRQDKQEIESNLTLLGRLKPQLEEKMYELRVEIQELETVVHQQNKLLADITTEKNNITNSLTELHQQINDKQSDIQQLNSQILILQGERDLLQSQIWDLLQQTETLNLEPIPINLSLEDEPELFPFADLIAPSEDPSEDLPEEWTNLLEKLPGHEIEVLKAILQADNPKASIKQIAEANITMPNLLIDSINDRANDTIGELIIEPGEDTPSVYPEHQHNVRKMIAMYEDLMSRQASSN
- a CDS encoding ATP-binding protein, with the protein product MDIPAMPTASTSSYVQVQFLQRQAASLLLYQSVLQSEAAIAFLELLQAIRYTDADGRSCLQAYGNYFHALAASRQNWEDHLISQILLAENPFSRMAQQQDFRELPPALIAAAQHDLHILQSLYECSTASLSEWVQAVTHLPVSPVVWYQEHNPTTNQTLHLPDWENWADAVEELAAYYQKFGVGLFAEYRALRWQDGQFVGIPYPDPIKLSTLVGYEWQRDALLKNTEFLLAGETALHVLLYGSRGSGKSSLVKSLLNEYSDRNLSLLEVGKSDLHDLPKIVEQLRGLPQKFIIFVDDLSFEEDDDAFKALKVVLEGNLTARPQNVVVYATSNRRHLIREYFADRPTPKDNEEIHAWDTMQEKLSFSDRFGLTLTFEPANQNTYLTIIRHLATQAKINLSPEDLEYQALQWATRHNGRSGRTARQFIDFLKADLSLFGTTNNERIQNPESTSQN